The genomic DNA CATATATTTCTTTTACGTTGCTCTCCACTCCGGGGGTGGCGAAAATTTCGCTGCCCACCGTCTTCAGCCACTCAAATCTTTCTTTAGACATCCCTTCCGGCAGGATGGCAATCGCCGGCACACCAAGCAGATAGGAGTTATAAGCCCCGCCGCGGCAGTAATTGCCGGTGGAGGGCCAAACGGCTTTCTGGGTCGTGGGATCGAATTCTCCGGTGATCAACTTGGTGACAAGGGGGCCGAAACAGGCGCCGACTTTATGAGCCCCTGTCGGAAAAAATTTCCCTACCAAAACCATTATCCTGGCCTTCACACCGGTTATTTCTTTTGGAAGTTCTATATAGTTTACGCCGTCAAAACAGCCGCCGTGTTTCACGGGCTCGTTTTTCCAGGTGATCCTGAAGAGGTTTCTGGGATGCAGATCCCAAAGGCCTATATCTTTTAATTCGTCTTTTATGCCTTGGGGAACTTTCTCAGGGTCATACATCTGCTCGAAAGTGGGTATGATGATATTTTTTTCCCTGCACCGCTTGATCGTGTTTTCCAAAACCTGCTTTTTGTCTTTGGCCATTTCTTTCTCCCTCCTTAGTTTACGTTTGCATTATGGCGAACGTTCGAACGAATTATATAACTATTCCCCCAATTTTGCAACCGCGTAAAATGTGCCAGATTTTAATCTGCCGCAGTGCACGATTGTCTATTAGAATGGAGGGAGCCGCTCTTGAAATTGGCGGTTTAATTTGGTTACATTACTGATGGAAGGTTCTCGCAGAAGATAAGGAGGCGACATTGTATGGCTCTTGACCAGACTGCTCTTTTCAAATTAAGCTACGGTATGTATGCCGTGGGCTCGTTCTTTGACGGCAAGATCAATGCTCAGATAGTCAACACATTGTTCCAGGTTTCGGCCCAGCCCGCGACACTGGCCGTGTGCATAAACAAAAAAAACCTCAGCCATGAGCTGATCAGCTTATCCAAAGTTTTCTCCGTGTCGGTTCTTGAAAAAGAAACACCTGTGGAATTCATAGGCCTTTTGGGTTTCAGGTCCGGCCGGGATATAGACAAATTCAAAGATATGAAATATAGAAAGGGTCCGTCCGGCGCGCCTCTCTTCCTCGAACACACGCTGGCGCACATGGAGTGCAAAGTCGTCAAAACGGTAGACGCCGGAACGCATGATATTTTCATAGGAAAACTTTCCGGTTCGGAAAATATCAAAGAGGGCGAACCCATGACCTACGCCTACTATCATGTTGTAAAAAAGGGAACGACGCCCGCATCGGCGCCTGTGTCAAGCGAGATGGTCTTAAAAGTGGCCAAGGAGGCAAGCGTGCAGAAATATGTGTGTACCGTGTGCAATTATGTTTATGATCCCGCCGCCGGTGATCCCGATTCCGGTATAGCCCCGGGGACGCTCTTCAGCGATCTGCCGGATGACTGGGTCTGCCCCGTCTGCGGAGTGGGAAAAGAAAGTTTTAAGGAAACCGACTGAATTCAAGTAAACGGTTTTCGAACCGGCTTTTGCGAAAGGGGGATTTGTGATAAAAAGATTCGATGTTTTTAAATGCGGCGTTTGCGGGAATATTGTCGAACTTGTGTATGCCGGCGGCGGACAGCTCGTCTGCTGTGAAAAACCCATGATACTGATGGAG from Candidatus Omnitrophota bacterium includes the following:
- a CDS encoding High molecular weight rubredoxin translates to MALDQTALFKLSYGMYAVGSFFDGKINAQIVNTLFQVSAQPATLAVCINKKNLSHELISLSKVFSVSVLEKETPVEFIGLLGFRSGRDIDKFKDMKYRKGPSGAPLFLEHTLAHMECKVVKTVDAGTHDIFIGKLSGSENIKEGEPMTYAYYHVVKKGTTPASAPVSSEMVLKVAKEASVQKYVCTVCNYVYDPAAGDPDSGIAPGTLFSDLPDDWVCPVCGVGKESFKETD